Proteins found in one Microbacterium sp. LWS13-1.2 genomic segment:
- a CDS encoding zinc-binding dehydrogenase, producing the protein MRALIHSTFGDATDVLEVAERPLPEPGAGQVRVRTVLSPIHNHDLWTIRGTYGFKPELPAGAGTEAYGVVDALGEGVEQLQVGQRVTTGGTFGVWSEFFVTKAAGLVPVPDSIDDETAAQLISMPFSALSLLDYLDVKPGDWIVQNTANGAVGKLVAQFAAARGVHVLGLVRRDAGVTELAGLGIHDVVSTESDGWRERAAEILGENAPRAAVDSVGGDAAGDLLSLLGEGGTLVSFGSMGSSTLKLSAGDLIFKQATVKGFWGSTVSRTMDAATRGALFAELVQRIGSGEVALPVDAVYSFEEARSAAAASAVPGRSGKVLLRF; encoded by the coding sequence GTGCGCGCACTCATCCATTCCACCTTCGGCGACGCGACCGACGTTCTGGAGGTCGCGGAGCGACCGCTCCCCGAGCCCGGCGCGGGTCAGGTGCGGGTGCGTACGGTGCTCTCCCCGATCCACAACCACGACCTCTGGACGATCCGCGGCACCTACGGCTTCAAGCCCGAGCTGCCCGCCGGCGCCGGAACCGAGGCCTATGGCGTCGTCGATGCGCTCGGCGAGGGCGTCGAGCAGCTGCAGGTCGGGCAGCGCGTGACCACGGGCGGCACGTTCGGAGTCTGGAGCGAGTTCTTCGTGACCAAGGCTGCCGGTCTCGTTCCCGTCCCGGACTCCATCGACGATGAGACCGCCGCGCAGCTCATCTCCATGCCCTTCAGTGCGCTGAGCCTGCTCGACTACCTGGACGTGAAGCCGGGGGACTGGATCGTGCAGAACACCGCCAACGGCGCTGTCGGCAAGCTTGTGGCGCAGTTCGCGGCGGCGCGCGGCGTGCACGTCCTCGGACTCGTGCGGCGCGACGCGGGCGTGACGGAGCTGGCCGGGCTCGGCATCCATGATGTCGTCTCCACCGAATCCGACGGCTGGCGCGAGCGGGCCGCAGAGATTCTGGGCGAGAATGCGCCGCGCGCAGCGGTGGACTCGGTCGGCGGCGACGCCGCCGGCGACCTCCTGTCGCTGCTCGGCGAGGGCGGCACACTGGTCTCGTTCGGCTCCATGGGGTCGAGCACCCTGAAGCTGTCGGCCGGCGACCTGATCTTCAAGCAGGCGACGGTGAAGGGCTTCTGGGGCAGCACGGTGAGCCGGACGATGGATGCCGCCACCCGCGGCGCGCTGTTCGCCGAGCTGGTGCAGCGCATCGGGTCGGGCGAGGTCGCGCTCCCGGTGGATGCCGTCTACTCCTTCGAAGAGGCGCGGTCCGCCGCCGCGGCGAGCGCCGTGCCCGGACGCTCCGGCAAGGTGCTGCTGCGGTTCTGA
- a CDS encoding YaeQ family protein has translation MAVGATMYTFAVQLADVDRGVYEDLSVRVARHPSETDAFMLTRVLAYCLEYEEGIAFSEGVSATDEPAVLVRDLTGALVAWIEVGAPDATRLHTGSMQAERTRVYTHRDPAKVAAPWAGKRIHRGDEILLHSFDPGFVDAATAVLERRNTMTVSITERRIYLDLNATSFETDVHTQPAA, from the coding sequence ATGGCAGTCGGCGCGACGATGTACACCTTTGCAGTTCAGCTGGCCGACGTCGATCGGGGGGTCTACGAGGATCTGTCGGTCCGCGTGGCGCGGCATCCGTCCGAGACCGACGCCTTCATGCTCACCCGGGTGCTGGCCTACTGCCTCGAGTACGAGGAGGGCATCGCGTTCAGCGAGGGCGTCTCGGCCACCGACGAGCCGGCGGTGCTCGTGCGCGACCTCACCGGTGCCCTTGTCGCCTGGATCGAGGTGGGGGCTCCGGATGCCACGCGCCTGCACACCGGCAGCATGCAGGCCGAGCGCACCAGGGTCTACACGCACCGCGATCCGGCGAAGGTCGCCGCGCCGTGGGCCGGGAAGCGGATCCACCGCGGCGACGAGATCCTGCTCCACAGCTTCGACCCGGGTTTCGTCGACGCGGCCACGGCCGTGCTCGAGCGGCGCAACACGATGACCGTGTCGATCACGGAGCGGCGGATCTACCTGGACCTCAACGCGACGAGCTTCGAGACCGACGTGCACACGCAGCCGGCCGCCTGA
- a CDS encoding NUDIX domain-containing protein produces MRVSAAVIVNERDELLLVRKAGTTAFMQPGGKPEPGESPSQTLSRELWEELGISVDAEALRPLGSYTAAAANEPGFLVVADVFATDIGAQQPVIGAEIEELRWVTREDADGLEIAPLARENFLRAEPRYRGQAAGCVCTSVSKLVALRSR; encoded by the coding sequence ATCCGTGTCTCGGCTGCGGTCATCGTCAACGAACGCGACGAGCTGCTGCTGGTGCGCAAGGCCGGCACGACGGCGTTCATGCAGCCCGGCGGCAAGCCCGAGCCTGGCGAGTCGCCGAGCCAGACGCTGAGCCGCGAGCTGTGGGAGGAGCTGGGGATCTCGGTCGATGCGGAAGCGCTGCGGCCGCTCGGCTCGTACACCGCCGCGGCGGCCAACGAACCAGGATTCCTGGTGGTCGCCGACGTGTTCGCCACCGACATCGGGGCGCAGCAGCCGGTGATCGGCGCCGAGATCGAAGAGCTGCGGTGGGTCACGCGAGAGGACGCCGACGGACTCGAGATCGCACCGCTGGCGCGCGAGAACTTCCTCCGGGCTGAGCCGCGATACCGAGGTCAGGCGGCCGGCTGCGTGTGCACGTCGGTCTCGAAGCTCGTCGCGTTGAGGTCCAGGTAG
- a CDS encoding SDR family NAD(P)-dependent oxidoreductase: MAPGVESRVLPDSSAPSDLPPSGIDPDDLATTLRVLDNMAGLDETHPDFVAVRRATAAMFKAVKKVRRREIRDAIAQADRAVVAATATGAPDRIDDETRGIPISTATTAPTAGTLLKARGCYICKQPYTVVDAFYHQLCPTCAAMSHAKREARTDLTGKRALLTGGRAKIGMYIALRLLRDGAHTTITTRFPRDAVRRFSSLPDAPEWIDRLKIVGIDLRDPAQVIGLAEDVAAAGPLDILINNATQTVRRSPGAYQPLVDAELAPLPDGPLPELVTFGHTNDRHPQALERSVTAHPILAAAAARADELTEQAMSAGSSSLERLAAGTAIDAGGLIPDLEHTNSWVQSVDEVDPLEMLEVQLANTTAPFLLVSKLRPSMAASTARRTYIVNVSAMEGVFNRGYKGPGHPHTNMAKAAVNMLTRTSARELFETDRILMTSVDTGWITDERPHPTKVRLAEEGFHAPLDLVDGAARVYDPIVRGEAGEDLFGVFLKDYAPGAW; encoded by the coding sequence ATGGCGCCCGGCGTAGAATCACGTGTGCTTCCCGATTCCTCCGCCCCCTCCGACCTGCCGCCGAGCGGCATCGACCCGGACGATCTCGCGACCACTCTGCGCGTGCTCGACAACATGGCGGGCCTCGACGAGACGCACCCCGACTTCGTCGCCGTCCGCCGTGCCACCGCGGCGATGTTCAAGGCCGTGAAGAAGGTGCGGCGGCGTGAGATCCGCGACGCGATCGCGCAGGCCGACCGTGCGGTCGTCGCCGCCACGGCAACCGGGGCGCCCGACCGGATCGACGACGAGACGCGCGGCATCCCGATCTCGACGGCGACGACCGCCCCCACCGCCGGCACTCTCCTCAAGGCCCGCGGCTGCTACATCTGCAAGCAGCCGTACACCGTGGTCGACGCGTTCTACCACCAGCTCTGCCCGACCTGCGCGGCGATGAGCCACGCCAAGCGCGAAGCCCGCACCGATCTGACCGGCAAGCGCGCGCTGCTCACCGGCGGGCGGGCGAAGATCGGGATGTACATCGCCCTGAGGCTGCTCCGCGACGGCGCGCATACGACGATCACCACCCGCTTCCCCCGCGATGCCGTGCGCCGCTTCAGCAGCCTGCCCGACGCGCCGGAGTGGATCGACCGGCTCAAGATCGTCGGCATCGACCTGCGTGATCCCGCGCAGGTGATCGGCTTGGCGGAGGATGTCGCGGCCGCCGGCCCGCTCGACATCCTCATCAACAACGCCACCCAGACGGTACGCCGTTCGCCGGGCGCGTATCAGCCGCTCGTGGATGCCGAGCTCGCGCCTCTGCCGGACGGGCCGCTGCCCGAGCTCGTCACGTTCGGCCACACCAACGACCGGCACCCGCAGGCGCTGGAGCGCTCGGTGACCGCCCACCCGATCCTCGCCGCGGCAGCCGCTCGCGCCGACGAGCTGACCGAACAGGCCATGTCCGCCGGATCCAGCTCGCTCGAACGCCTCGCCGCAGGCACGGCGATCGACGCCGGCGGGCTGATCCCCGACCTCGAGCACACCAACTCGTGGGTGCAGAGCGTCGACGAGGTCGACCCGCTCGAGATGCTCGAAGTGCAGCTGGCGAACACGACCGCGCCGTTCCTGCTCGTCTCCAAGCTGCGGCCGTCGATGGCGGCCAGCACTGCGCGCCGCACGTACATCGTGAACGTGAGCGCGATGGAGGGCGTCTTCAATCGCGGGTACAAGGGGCCGGGGCATCCCCATACCAACATGGCCAAGGCCGCCGTCAACATGCTCACCCGCACGAGCGCGCGCGAGCTCTTCGAGACCGATCGCATCCTGATGACGAGCGTCGACACGGGCTGGATCACCGACGAGCGCCCGCACCCGACCAAGGTGCGTCTGGCCGAGGAGGGCTTTCACGCGCCCCTCGACCTCGTCGACGGCGCCGCGCGGGTCTACGACCCGATCGTGCGCGGCGAGGCGGGCGAAGACCTGTTCGGCGTGTTCCTCAAGGACTACGCCCCCGGCGCATGGTGA
- a CDS encoding sigma-70 family RNA polymerase sigma factor: MSRVMMSERLVRLVSSKPDSAARKEAAFAALFEHFWVRVRRHVEAFVDDGDEVDELVSDVFGLAWEKLKPDRPMGLPWLLRTADNKVRDRDRRARSRSRAIDALVQGAAVQPGSLDDLDKVAVRDAVASLSGHERRVVILTYWDELSAGEIAETLRCSPGSVWTTLSRARGKLRDQLGLTADGGEDDE; the protein is encoded by the coding sequence GTGTCGCGCGTGATGATGTCGGAACGGCTGGTGCGGCTTGTGTCGTCGAAGCCCGACTCCGCTGCGCGGAAGGAGGCTGCGTTCGCGGCTCTGTTCGAGCACTTCTGGGTTCGGGTGAGGCGACACGTCGAGGCGTTCGTCGACGATGGGGACGAGGTCGACGAACTGGTGTCGGACGTGTTCGGGTTGGCCTGGGAGAAGCTCAAACCGGACCGGCCGATGGGGTTGCCGTGGCTGCTGCGCACCGCGGACAACAAGGTGCGGGATCGGGACCGTCGGGCGAGGTCCCGGTCTCGCGCCATCGATGCGCTGGTGCAGGGAGCGGCCGTGCAGCCCGGCTCGTTGGATGACTTGGACAAGGTGGCGGTGCGAGATGCCGTCGCCTCCCTTTCCGGCCACGAACGCCGGGTGGTGATTCTGACGTACTGGGATGAGCTGTCCGCCGGGGAGATTGCGGAGACGTTGCGCTGCAGTCCGGGGTCCGTGTGGACGACGCTGAGTCGGGCGCGCGGGAAGCTGCGGGACCAATTGGGGTTGACGGCGGACGGAGGTGAGGATGATGAATGA
- a CDS encoding inositol monophosphatase family protein, with the protein MPTTPPSSTFDTPFEGDLGPDLELALRLADAADAASMSRFDAADLDIRLKADASHVTEADLATERALRALLETERPADGVFGEEYGITGDSNRQWIIDPIDGTANYLKGIPMWTTLIALAIDGVPRVGVASQPAIGRRWWAATGLGAWTTTPSGGTRRLGVSAVDAIADSSVSFQSIGQWRDAGKLDALERLTSSVWRDRGYGDAWPYMLLAEGRLEFVAEFGVKEYDIAALVPIVTEAGGRFTSFDGRDSLAEGSSLATNGVLHDAYLDLLHSP; encoded by the coding sequence GTGCCCACCACTCCCCCCTCGTCGACGTTCGACACGCCGTTCGAGGGAGATCTGGGGCCCGACCTCGAGCTGGCGCTGCGGCTGGCGGACGCTGCGGACGCGGCCTCCATGTCCCGCTTCGATGCCGCGGATCTCGACATCCGGTTGAAGGCCGACGCCAGCCACGTGACCGAGGCGGATCTCGCGACCGAGCGGGCCCTGCGAGCGCTGCTCGAGACCGAGCGTCCCGCCGACGGTGTCTTCGGCGAGGAGTACGGGATCACGGGCGACTCGAACCGGCAGTGGATCATCGATCCGATCGACGGCACCGCCAACTACCTCAAGGGCATCCCGATGTGGACGACCCTGATCGCCCTCGCGATCGACGGCGTGCCGCGCGTGGGAGTGGCGAGCCAGCCCGCGATCGGCCGGCGCTGGTGGGCGGCCACGGGGCTCGGCGCCTGGACCACCACGCCGTCAGGAGGCACCCGGCGTCTGGGCGTGTCGGCGGTCGATGCGATCGCCGATTCCAGCGTGAGCTTCCAGAGCATCGGACAGTGGCGGGATGCCGGCAAGCTCGATGCCCTCGAACGACTCACGTCGTCGGTGTGGCGTGACCGCGGCTACGGCGACGCATGGCCGTACATGCTGCTCGCCGAGGGCCGCCTCGAGTTCGTCGCCGAGTTCGGCGTCAAGGAGTACGACATCGCCGCGCTGGTGCCGATCGTGACGGAGGCGGGCGGCAGGTTCACGTCGTTCGACGGCCGTGATTCGCTGGCCGAAGGCTCGTCCCTCGCTACGAACGGCGTCCTCCACGACGCGTATCTCGACCTGCTCCACTCCCCCTGA